A single Aspergillus puulaauensis MK2 DNA, chromosome 7, nearly complete sequence DNA region contains:
- a CDS encoding Zn(II)2Cys6 transcription factor (COG:S;~EggNog:ENOG410PKV0;~InterPro:IPR036864,IPR007219,IPR001138;~PFAM:PF00172,PF04082;~TransMembrane:1 (o478-497i);~go_function: GO:0000981 - DNA-binding transcription factor activity, RNA polymerase II-specific [Evidence IEA];~go_function: GO:0003677 - DNA binding [Evidence IEA];~go_function: GO:0008270 - zinc ion binding [Evidence IEA];~go_process: GO:0006351 - transcription, DNA-templated [Evidence IEA];~go_process: GO:0006355 - regulation of transcription, DNA-templated [Evidence IEA]), giving the protein MDVPNQDRISADQRRTRVACRRCNSKKIKCNAQEGIPCKGCLSTNTTCVPIESQRGRYVRKRPRTTARNARQSHHLSRQGSDNPRADETPPPLIGSSGMIAPPPDTPLSADGASSTSRQTPEGSDRDSDRRFYLQIADQGVNSTPQPISSEKGTLFLGESFSLTYVVHDVLAPFLSTECAPNYRRRLHFPTNEEFDSSIQGQINIIEAQEKLLRDRDLLFQPARRALCQLLDAYFKWFHPAFPVLEKVKFLQQSSGKSSSLLVLNAVLMIAVTVCDEADLALLGVHGRYKARELFYNQARALYESDSDPDKLNNVVATFLISFWWGGPNDQKDSWHWLGIAISSAQNLGMHRSTSKSHMSTQRVRMWRRIWWCLRIRDVLVSSSIGRPQHFSVRDCDVELLSPHDLEDEFQSEPEMHYACQMARLSTIFSRIVSSRYAAVKADNPAQEKAQLENDLDDFRVHVPQLLRYTGIGEDGRTSLWAAMLLMAYNFGVILLCRPPHSNGSGMSQSWGNHAKALAAANEVTRAIEDILSLSMGRVCQIHTIPALFNSLAIHVFTILTSRSIGRQLAENRARTCMLGLTSLQESWPVSGWILRLFDYIMERLKFTSKQHPTVPTTLGQGGLLSTTTRTRLRHNLHQRPSAQQADAPGSNNPRHAHEIGTPSNYQRTVVHPTATRNVFEDPEALPEMMLPDLFVPDEYYEGGLGGGQVDFFDLLRVPDWDNMELEAPHNFYL; this is encoded by the exons ATGGATGTGCCAAACCAGGACCGTATTAGCGCAGACCAGAGGCGCACACGTGTAGCCTGTCGCCGGTGTAActcgaagaagatcaagtGCAACGCACAGGAAGGGATTCCCTGCAAGGGGTGCCTGTCGACGAATACAACCTGCGTCCCGATCGAATCACAGCGGGGGCG GTATGTTCGCAAACGGCCTCGGACAACTGCACGGAACGCCAGGCAATCACACCACCTCTCTCGGCAGGGGTCAGACAATCCACGCGCCGACGAAACACCGCCCCCTCTCATCGGCAGCAGCGGTATGATAGCCCCTCCGCCGGACACACCTCTCTCTGCGGACGGGGCGTCTAGTACTTCTCGGCAAACACCCGAGGGATCAGATCGTGACAGTGACCGCCGGTTTTATTTGCAAATCGCAGATCAAGGCGTCAATTCAACCCCTCAGCCTATCTCGAGTGAAAAGGGCACACTGTTCCTTGGTGAATCCTTCAGCTTAACATATGTGGTTCACGATGTGTTGGCACCATTTCTCAGCACCGAGTGCGCACCAAACTACCGCAGACGGCTTCATTTTCCGACCAACGAGGAGTTCGACTCATCCATTCAGGGACAAATAAACATCATTGAAGCGCAGGAAAAACTGCTTCGGGATAGAGATCTTCTGTTTCAGCCTGCTCGGAGAGCCTTGTGTCAGCTACTCGACGCGTACTTCAAGTGGTTTCACCCGGCGTTCCCCGTGCTCGAGAAGGTCAAATTTCTGCAGCAATCTAGTGGAAAGAGCTCGTCCCTACTGGTCCTCAATGCGGTGCTCATGATTGCCGTTACAGTCTGTGACGAAGCGGACTTGGCCCTTCTGGGTGTGCACGGGCGCTACAAAGCACGCGAGCTGTTTTACAACCAGGCCCGGGCGTTGTATGAGAGCGACTCAGACCCTGACAAACTGAACAACGTGGTGGCTACGTTCTTGATCAGTTTCTGGTGGGGCGGTCCCAATGATCAAAAGGACTCCTGGCATTGGCTGGGTATTGCAATCAGCTCAGCTCAAAATTTGGGGATGCATCGCTC GACGTCCAAGTCTCACATGTCCACTCAACGAGTACGAATGTGGAGGCGCATATGGTGGTGCTTACGG ATAAGGGATGTCCTGGTCAGTAGTTCGATTGGGCGCCCGCAGCACTTTTCGGTGCGTGATTGTGATGTAGAGCTGCTCTCGCCGCATGACCTGGAAGACGAGTTCCAAAGTGAGCCCGAGATGCATTACGCTTGCCAGATGGCACGTCTCTCAACCATCT TTAGCAGGATCGTTTCATCGCGATATGCTGCAGTCAAAGCAGATAACCCGGCCCAAGAAAAGGCTCAACTTGAGAACGATCTTGATGACTTTCGGGTGCATGTTCCCCAACTTTTAAGATACACTGGAATTGGTGAAGATGGGCGAACCTCTCTGTGGGCTGCCATGCTACTGATGGCATACAA CTTCGGCGTCATTCTGCTGTGTCGGCCCCCACATAGTAACGGTTCAGGCATGTCTCAATCCTGGGGCAACCACGCTAAAGCCTTGGCCGCGGCGAATGAAGTGACGCGGGCGATAGAAGACATACTCTCTCTTTCTATGGGCCGCGTGTGCCAAATTCACAC GATCCCAGCACTTTTTAACTCTCTCGCCATCCACGTATTTACGATCCTTACCTCGCGCTCTATCGGCCGACAGCTCGCCGAAAACCGAGCACGCACCTGTATGCTCGGTCTAACGTCTCTTCAAGAATCCTGGCCGGTGAGCGGGTGGATCTTGCGCCTTTTCGACTATATCATGGAACGCTTGAAATTCACGTCCAAGCAGCACCCCACCGTCCCCACTACCTTGGGGCAAGGAGGTCTGTTGAGCACGACCACAAGGACCCGGCTCAGGCACAATTTGCACCAGCGCCCATCCGCTCAGCAAGCCGATGCGCCCGGTTCAAACAACCCGCGCCACGCGCATGAAATTGGAACACCATCAAATTACCAACGCACGGTGGTCCATCCGACAGCTACCAGAAACGTGTTCGAGGATCCGGAGGCGCTGCCTGAGATGATGTTGCCGGATTTGTTTGTTCCAGATGAGTATTACGAGGGCGGCCTGGGAGGGGGGCAGGTGGACTTCTTTGACTTGTTAAGGGTTCCAGACTGGGATAatatggagctggaggcgcCGCACAACTTCTATCTATAA
- a CDS encoding aldehyde dehydrogenase family protein (COG:C;~EggNog:ENOG410Q9EB;~InterPro:IPR015590,IPR029510,IPR016160,IPR016161, IPR016162,IPR016163;~PFAM:PF00171;~go_function: GO:0016491 - oxidoreductase activity [Evidence IEA];~go_function: GO:0016620 - oxidoreductase activity, acting on the aldehyde or oxo group of donors, NAD or NADP as acceptor [Evidence IEA];~go_process: GO:0055114 - oxidation-reduction process [Evidence IEA]) — MTLLNTPLPITFNQLYINGEYSNPHSREFFSVRNPKDNSLVAEQIPIADGVDVDNAVRIAEAAFNGPWSTFSAVERSACFHQLVNILDEKLSDILLLDSLTTGNPVSLIPTRERNYIRNCLLYYAGWTDKQRGDYYPDDDGFVKLVRHEPLGVCVAINPYNSPVASFFIKAAPCLATGNVLIVKPSEKSPLGSLAVAALFEEAGFPAGVVQVLTGDGSTGGRLASHMRVRKISFTGSVGTGKKIQVAAAQSNLKRVTLELGGKSPAVIFEDVDLDNAVTWTINGILARTGQVCVAASRVYVHRSIARKFLDLYCARMKDALKNIGDPQSPEAKLGPLADAMAFEKVQSMIARGKREAELVVGGNRIGEQGCFLEPTVFINPKPDAEIYKNEVFGPVSVVRTFDSEDEVVAWANDTEYGLMAGVFTRDINLAMRVSAKLDSGVVGVNCVSVMNIQAPFGGKKASGIGKEFGEYALRAFTEPKTILIK, encoded by the exons ATGACCCTCTTAAACACACCACTTCCAATTACCTTCAACCAGCTCTACATCAATGGAGAGTACAGTAACCCCCATTCACGGGAGTTTTTCTCCGTCCGCAACCCCAAGGACAACAGCTTAGTCGCGGAGCAAATCCCCATTGCAGACGGCGTCGATGTGGACAACGCGGTCAGAATCGCCGAAGCTGCATTCAATGGTCCCTGGTCAACATTCAGCGCTGTGGAGCGTTCAGCCTGTTTCCACCAGCTAGTTAATATACTCGACGAGAAGCTGTCCGATATACTACTTTTAGATTCACTGACGACGGGGAATCCCGTCTCGCTTATTCCCACCCGAGAAAGGAATTACATCCGCAATTGTCTTTTGTACTATG CTGGCTGGACAGACAAGCAACGCGGCGATTACTACCCGGACGATGACGGATTTGTGAAGCTTGTCAGACATGAGCCTCTCGG CGTCTGCGTCGCTATAAACCCCTACAACTCCCCTGTGGCCTCCTTCTTCATAAAAGCTGCCCCCTGTCTAGCAACTGGAAACGTCCTTATCGTAAAGCCATCGGAGAAGAGCCCCCTGGGCTctctggcagtggcagcacTATTCGAAGAGGCCGGATTCCCCGCTGGCGTTGTGCAGGTCCTTACAGGCGATGGCAGCACCGGTGGGCGACTGGCCAGCCATATGAGAGTGCGGAAGATCAGTTTCACGGGTAGTGTTGGTACAGGAAAGAAGATTCAGGTTGCGGCGGCTCAGAGCAATCTAAAGCGGGTCACGTTGGAGCTTG GTGGCAAGAGCCCGGCGGTGATCTTTGAGGACGTGGATCTGGACAATGCGGTGACTTG GACAATCAATGGCATCCTGGCGCGAACAGGCCAGGTTTGCGTCGCGGCATCGCGTGTCTACGTGCACCGCTCGATCGCACGCAAGTTTCTGGATTTGTACTGTGCGCGCATGAAGGATGCTCTCAAGAATATCGGTGACCCACAGTCACCGGAAGCCAAGTTGGGGCCACTCGCAGACGCAATGGCCTTTGAAAAAGTGCAGTCGATGATTGCACGAGGCAAGCGAGAAGCCGAGCTGGTCGTGGGTGGCAATCGTATCGGGGAGCAGGGCTGCTTCCTCGAGCCAACGGTGTTCATCAATCCAAAGCCTGATGCCGAAATCTACAAGAATGAGGTCTTCGGCCCGGTCTCGGTTGTGAGGACGTTTGATTCGGAAGACGAAGTCGTTGCCTGGGCGAATGATACGGAGTATGGGCTGATGGCAGGGGTGTTTACTCGCGATATCAATCTTGCCATGAGAGTCTCTGCAAAGCTGGACTCCGGAGTTGTTGGAGTCAATTGCGTCAGCGTC ATGAATATCCAAGCGCCTTTCGGAGGTAAAAAAGCCTCGGGGATTGGAAAGGAGTTTGGCGAATAC GCCTTGCGCGCCTTTACGGAGCCGAAGACTATCTTGATCAAGTAA
- a CDS encoding uncharacterized protein (COG:S;~EggNog:ENOG410PURF) — MVPKPFMEIFPATIPLDRLQQKVVLSTGGELDITPAPVTGEYEVIRPSYEAALPISMADLGPTAVAPLGRIVHARSGDKADNFNVGLWVRHEDEYPWLKLFLTVDMLEELLEDDWRPNQYGRYSEVERCEFPNLLAVHFRVLDFLGGGIASSSRVDGLGKGIGEYLRSKLVSIPVEFMEREPI; from the coding sequence ATGGTCCCAAAGCCATTTATGGAGATATTCCCTGCTACAATACCCCTTGACAGGCTTCAGCAAAAGGTTGTTCTCTCAACAGGGGGTGAATTAGATATTACACCGGCGCCCGTAACAGGAGAGTATGAAGTGATACGGCCATCCTACGAAGCAGCGTTACCTATTTCTATGGCTGACTTAGGGCCAACCGCAGTCGCTCCACTGGGCCGAATAGTACATGCTCGGTCTGGAGACAAGGCTGATAATTTCAATGTTGGGCTTTGGGTTCGCCATGAAGACGAATATCCCTGGCTGAAGTTGTTCTTGACAGTTGACATgctggaagagctgcttGAAGACGATTGGAGGCCCAACCAGTACGGAAGATATTCAGAGGTCGAGCGCTGCGAGTTCCCTAACCTGTTAGCGGTTCACTTTCGTGTTCTTGACTTCCTAGGGGGCGGCATTGCCAGCTCCAGTCGCGTTGATGGGCTCGGAAAGGGGATTGGAGAGTATCTGAGAAGCAAGCTTGTCTCGATTCCCGTCGAGTTCATGGAGAGAGAGCCGATTTGA
- a CDS encoding acyclic terpene utilization AtuA family protein (COG:S;~EggNog:ENOG410PURF;~InterPro:IPR010839;~PFAM:PF07287): protein MHTAPLRIGNVSGATGDSAHAMRRMARDGKVDVIVGDWLSEMNIAWNAITKSQDPELGYEVGFLAQLEESLDDIMERKIKVVTNAGALNTPALTWRVQQLCRERGLGDIIIASVVGDDMSAIVTDPSQRAELRMPHLDHPEKLLDDWDVEPYCGVAYIGAWGIVEALKANAQIVICGRITDASPVIGAAAWWYGWKRTYFDALAGALVAGHLIECGPYITGANFPGFKNFLPSLIDLAFPIAEIAPDGSCTITKPEQHGGHVTKHNTIAQLLYELQRELYLNPDVVGDLRNIQVKEEGKDRVHITGATGRPPPPTTKAMVAARGGYQAETVFYINGLDVEEKAQIIRQQLNHMLSGHNFSKLSIELYGTPAINPPSQQAGTVSLRIFTQARNINDISADKFKSPIYAL from the exons ATGCACACCGCTCCTCTACGCATCGGCAATGTCTCCGGCGCAACAGGCGACAGCGCACATGCTATGCGCCGAATGGCACGCGATGGTAAGGTCGACGTGATTGTGGGCGATTGGCTGTCGGAGATGAACATTGCATGGAATGCCATCACCAAAAGCCAAGACCCCGAGTTAGGGTACGAGGTCGGATTCCTGGCGCAACTAGAAGAGTCTTTGGACGATATCATGGAGCGCAAGATTAAAGTTGTTACCAATGCAGGGGCACTCAATACGCCAGCTTTAACCTGGAGGGTACAGCAACTATGCCGCGAAAGGGGCCTTGGCGATATCATTATTGCAAGCGTTGTAGGGGATGACATGTCTGCGATCGTGACAGATCCATCGCAAAGGGCAGAGTTGCGAATGCCGCATCTAGACCACCCGGAGAAGCTATTAGATGACTGGGATGTCGAGCCTTACTGTGGAGTTGCCTATATAGGCGCTTGGGGCATTGTGGAAGCGTTGAAGGCGAACGCTCAGATTGTGATCTGCGGACGCATAACTGACGCCTCGCCCGTCATTGGAGCGGCAGCCTGGTGGTACGGTTGGAAGAGGACATATTTTGACGCCCTTGCAGGCGCTTTGGTTGCTGGGC ATCTCATTGAATGCGGACCGTATATCACCGGAGCCAACTTCCCGGGGTTCAAAAACTTTCTCCCCAGCCTGATCGATCTTGCCTTCCCAATCGCTGAGATTGCTCCGGACGGCAGCTGCACCATCACCAAGCCCGAGCAGCACGGAGGACACGTCACGAAACACAATACCATTGCCCAGTTGCTCTATGAACTCCAAAGGGAGTTATACCTGAATCCTGACGTGGTCGGCGACTTGCGGAATATTCAGgtcaaggaagaaggaaaggacCGTGTGCATATCACTGGAGCAACCGGGAgaccccctcctccaactaCCAAGGCCATGGTAGCCGCTCGTGGGGGTTACCAGGCAGAGACAGTCTTCTATATCAATGGGCTGGACGTAGAAGAAAAAGCACAGATAATACGCCAGCAGTTAAATCATATGCTTAGTGGCCATAACTTCTCCAAGTTATCCATAGAGCTATACGGGACGCCTGCCATAAACCCCCCGAGCCAACAGGCGGGCACAGTCTCGCTTCGCATCTTTACACAGGCCAGAAACATAAATGATATTTCGGCTGACAAGTTCAAGTCTCCAATCTATGCGCTTTGA
- a CDS encoding uncharacterized protein (COG:S;~EggNog:ENOG410PIC4) yields MRSYEPPFVPPEFDNLPRVPGQPQGCLWGIFDKPDKKDELGTLNYLTPSVVLEATKEVKFGQHVQLDWALDNLQFPASGRVPFHHHVKEMDAEGFVGLDDEIRHAYGLGWAGLRPQAPQPAAGSGI; encoded by the exons ATGAGATCATACGAGCCACCATTCGTCCCACCCGAGTTCGACAATCTCCCGCGGGTCCCCGGTCAACCGCAAGGATGTCTCTGGGGGATTTTCGACAAGCcggacaagaaggatgaacTGGGGA CCCTCAACTATCTCACTCCCTCGGTCGTCCTCGAAGCCACAAAAGAGGTGAAATTCGGGCAGCACGTCCAGCTGGACTGGGCGTTGGATAACCTGCAATTTCCAGCATCTGGCCGCGTTCCATTTCACCATCACGTGAAAGAGATGGATGCTGAGGGATTTGTCGGCCTCGACGATGaaattagacatgcatatgggttgggttgggccgggttgaggcctcaggcgccccaacccgcagcgggttcggggatctga
- a CDS encoding uncharacterized protein (COG:G;~EggNog:ENOG410PM2U;~InterPro:IPR005829,IPR005828,IPR003663,IPR036259, IPR020846;~PFAM:PF00083,PF07690;~TransMembrane:12 (i12-36o56-79i86-104o110-130i142-165o177-196i268-286o306-325i337-356o368-391i403-425o431-452i);~go_component: GO:0016020 - membrane [Evidence IEA];~go_component: GO:0016021 - integral component of membrane [Evidence IEA];~go_function: GO:0022857 - transmembrane transporter activity [Evidence IEA];~go_process: GO:0055085 - transmembrane transport [Evidence IEA]): MAISSSTFRALIIVYVALGSVAYGYCSSIISSTLAQPSFLSYFELDTRSNASSLEGAINALFQAGGLVGCLSCIGFADILGRRKSILVASVTTFLGSALQVGGFHIAAYLVFRFVTGLGVGALVVLIPLYQSEISPPRIRGLLVGAHGVMICVGYALASWVGLAFNFVQDPAAQWRIPLAVQCIPPLFLAIGIPFLPESPRWLISNDHVDEAWTSFRAVEASSNKPTAEEEAELVASFSNLCGLIRIESEGDHSFKALVTTRSLQQRCMIGFMILFGCQGTATLVINNYGPSLYKSLGFKTTAQLLIQAGWISISPFGNLINSLLVDCVGRTRLLMAGYIGVIIALVGECISVSIFQRTGSQRSVIAAIFFLFLHMACFSSTCDATSYIYASEIFPTPVRAKGLAVSISGLFVATIVFLQCAPTAFDTIGWRYYLVFISCTAAVFVFVSFCCPETGRKSLEQISDLFDGPRGEKMFAADNTEDEENKGDLQEIEDRTAP; this comes from the exons ATGGCTATCTCAAGTTCCACGTTTCGCGCCCTT ATCATCGTGTACGTTGCGCTGGGCAGCGTGGCGTACGGATACTGCTCCAGCATTATCTCCAGCACCCTCGCCCAGCCCTCGTTTCTTTCTTACTTCGAGCTGGACACGCGCAGCAATGCCAGTAGCCTGGAGGGCGCTATAAACGCTCTCTTCCAGGCCGGTGGTCTTGTAGGTTGCTTATCATGTATCGGGTTTGCAGACATTCTTGGGAGACGAAAGTCGATCCTAGTGGCCTCTGTAACCACCTTTCTTGGAAGCGCACTACAAGTAGGAGGTTTCCACATTGCTGCGTACCTTGTCTTTCGCTTTGTGACCGGGCTTGGTGTCG GCGCGCTGGTCGTTTTAATCCCCCTCTATCAGTCGGAAATCTCACCTCCTCGCATCAGAGGCTTGCTCGTCGGTGCACACGGAGTGATGATCTGCGTAGGATATGCCTTAGCCAGTTGGGTCGGCCTGGCCTTCAACTTTGTTCAGGACCCCGCCGCCCAATGGAGAATACCGCTCGCTGTGCAATGTATCCCTCCCCTATTCCTAGCAATTGGCATTCCGTTTCTACCAGAGTCCCCCCGCTGGCTGATCTCCAACGACCACGTCGACGAAGCGTGGACCTCGTTCAGAGCAGTAGAGGCTTCATCGAATAAACCAAccgccgaagaggaagcagagctggtggccagcttctccaacctTTGTGGCCTGATCCGGATCGAGAGTGAAGGTGATCATAGCTTCAAGGCCCTAGTGACCACGCGGTCCCTTCAGCAACGGTGTATGATAGGCTTCATGATTCTCTTCGGTTGTCAGGGCACGGCTACCCTGGTTATCAACA ACTACGGACCGTCGCTATACAAATCCCTGGGCTTCAAGACAACCGCCCAGCTCCTGATCCAAGCCGGCTGGATCTCGATCAGCCCATTCGGCAACCTGATCAACTCCCTCCTGGTCGACTGCGTAGGCCGCACTCGGCTGCTGATGGCAGGCTATATCGGGGTAatcatcgccctcgtcggCGAATGCATTTCCGTGAGTATTTTCCAACGCACTGGATCGCAGCGCTCCGTCATCGCagcgatcttcttcctcttcctacACATGGCCTGTTTCTCGTCGACATGCGATGCGACCTCGTACATCTACGCCTCTGAGATCTTTCCAACGCCTGTCCGGGCGAAAGGGctcgccgtctccatctcgggGCTGTTCGTGGCGACCATCGTCTTCCTGCAGTGTGCGCCTACCGCGTTTGATACCATTGGCTGGAGATACTACCTGGTCTTTATTTCCTGCACCGCGGCGGTGTTTGTCTTTGTTTCGTTCTGTTGTCCTGAG ACCGGGCGGAAATCGTTGGAACAAATTTCCGATCTTTTTGATGGCCCTCGCGGGGAGAAGATGTTTGCGGCTGACAATActgaagacgaggagaacaAGGGTGATTTGCAAGAGATTGAAGACCGCACTGCTCCGTGA
- a CDS encoding uncharacterized protein (COG:S;~EggNog:ENOG410PIC4;~InterPro:IPR007325,IPR037175;~PFAM:PF04199;~go_function: GO:0004061 - arylformamidase activity [Evidence IEA];~go_process: GO:0019441 - tryptophan catabolic process to kynurenine [Evidence IEA]), whose translation MSWAIQDQAVFYNGLALKDAVKFPQNGIHNICERGGIVGRGILVDWLRWWQDHNPTANPPNPASRWAISVSEIEKTLEWQGTECRPGDILLLRTGFVKWHNEAGATTRATGVRSCRYIGVEGKMETVRWLYRRRLAAVACDTMGFEAWPYARDCCLHEWLLCQWGTPIGELWDLERLSEQCAVLGKWSFLLTSAPLHIKGGVGSPPGAIAVL comes from the exons ATGTCG TGGGCTATTCAAGATCAAGCTGTGTTCTACAACGGGCTGGCGCTAAAGGATGCCGTGAAATTTCCGCAGAATGGAATTCATA ATATCTGCGAGCGTGGGGGTATTGTTGGGCGTGGTATCTTAGTGGACTGG TTGAGATGGTGGCAGGACCACAATCCAACAGCTAATCCTCCCAACCCGGCAAGCAGATGGGCCATTTCGGTCTCTGAAATCGAGAAAACGCTGGAGTGGCAAGGCACGGAATGCAGACCTGGGGATATACTGCTCCTACGAACCGGATTCGTTAAGTGGCACAA CGAAGCGGGCGCCACCACGCGCGCGACCGGCGTGCGCTCGTGCCGATACATCGGCGTCGAAGGAAAAATGGAGACCGTCCGCTGGCTATACCGTAGACGATTGGCCGCCGTAGCCTGCGATACCATGGGGTTCGAGGCATGGCCGTATGCGCGCGACTGCTGCCTGCATGAGTGGTTGCTTTGTCAATGGGGGACGCCGATTGGAGAGCTATGGGATCTTGAGAGGCTGAGTGAGCAGTGTGCCGTGCTGGGAAAATGGTCATTTTTGCTTACGAGTGCGCCGTTGCATATTAAAGGTGGGGTGGGGTCGCCACCGGGGGCTATTGCTGTGTTGTAG
- a CDS encoding alcohol dehydrogenase family protein (COG:Q;~EggNog:ENOG410PG9N;~InterPro:IPR027399,IPR013154,IPR013149,IPR002328, IPR036291,IPR011032;~PFAM:PF13823,PF00107,PF08240;~go_function: GO:0008270 - zinc ion binding [Evidence IEA];~go_function: GO:0016491 - oxidoreductase activity [Evidence IEA];~go_process: GO:0055114 - oxidation-reduction process [Evidence IEA]) gives MSMKAVVFRGPFDIAVEEKPRPQIKDSKDAIIRVTLAGICGSELHMYRGHQETGTGHIMGHEFVGVIDETGSDIALFHRGDVVVSIFSPVCLECWFCRQGLTNRCVNGAAFGTQLLDGGQAEYVRVPFADGTLQHVPAGLDRRLLIMMCDIFPTGYYGAHRALEGLRIQYSSRLTSFQSTKQDGHDATRNSSSEKLRESTIVILGCGPVGICAIAAARSEGVKTVFAVDSVEDRLDEAKQLGAIPLILGKEDINTRVLDSTGGRGADAVVEVVGNKAALRSAFDLLRPCGFLSSVGFHQGEVPFSALECYQKNITVNFGRVPVRTVFEDALQCLTENQERLQGYITHEFSLSDAAAGYKVFEQRAARKVILKISS, from the exons ATGTCTATGAAAGCTGTAGTTTTTCGAGGCCCGTTCGACATTGCCGTCGAGGAGAAGCCAAGACCGCAAATCAAAGACTCTAAAGATGCGATTATTCGAGTCACCCTGGCAGGAATATGCGGAAG TGAACTTCATATGTATCGAGGCCACCAGGAAACGGGCACTGGGCACATCATG GGCCATGAGTTCGTCGGTGTCATTGACGAAACCGGAAGCGATATTGCCTTGTTTCACCGCGGAGATGTCGTCGTTTCTATATTCTCCCCAGTCTG cCTCGAGTGCTGGTTTTGCCGCCAGGGATTAACAAACCGCTGCGTCAATGGCGCCGCCTTTGGTACCCAATTACTCGACGGTGGTCAGGCTGAATACGTCCGCGTCCCGTTCGCCGACGGCACGCTTCAGCATGTCCCAGCTGGACTCGATAGACGTCTACTTATTATGATGTGTGACATCTTCCCTACCGGGTACTACGGCGCACATCGAGCTCTCGAGGGACTCCGCATACAGTACAGTTCGCGCCTCACGAGCTTTCAGTCAACCAAGCAAGACGGACACGATGCTACCCGCAATTCTTCCAGTGAAAAGCTCCGAGAGTCCACCATTGTTATCCTGGGCTGCGGGCCGGTAGGAATCTGTGCCATTGCCGCTGCTCGCTCGGAGGGAGTCAAGACCGTATTTGCTGTGGATAGTGTCGAGGACCGTTTGGACGAGGCTAAGCAGCTTGGTGCCATACCTCTTATACTCGGCAAGGAGGATATTAACACTCGGGTGCTGGACTCGACGGGCGGCAGAGGCGCGGATGCTGTTGTCGAGGTTGTTGGCAACAAGGCAGCGCTTCGCTCCGCATTCGATCTATTACGGCCGTGTGGCTTTTTGTCATCCGTGGGCTTTCACCAAGGTGAGGTACCTTTCTCGGCCCTGGAATGCTATCAGAAGAATATCAC GGTCAACTTTGGCCGTGTACCTGTCCGTACCGTATTCGAGGATGCATTGCAATGCTTGACGGAGAATCAAGAGAGGTTACAAGGCTATATTACGCACGAGTTCTCGCTGTCCGATGCTGCCGCGGGGTACAAGGTGTTTGAGCAGAGGGCAGCTCGAAAGGTTATCCTGAAGATATCGAGTTAG